The Corynebacterium occultum sequence CCAGATGTCGGCCTCGGTCCAGTTGGAGATGGGGAAGACACGGATGTTCTCACCGGGGAGGTGACCACCGTTGTAGAGGCTCCACAGCTCGGGGCGCTGGCGGCGGGGATCCCAGCCACCGAAGGAGTCACGGACGGAGAAGACACGTTCCTTGGCTCGGGCGCGCTCCTCATCACGGCGGGCGCCACCGAGGACGGCGTCATAGCCCTGCTCGGCGATGGTCTCCACCAGGGGGACGGTCTGCAGCGGGTTGCGGGTGCCGTCGGGACGTTCCTGCAGGTCACCACGGTCGATCCAGTCCTGGACCTTGGCCACCCGGAGACGTGCTCCGGTGCGCTCCACGAGGTTGTCGCGGAATTCCAGCACCTCGGGGAAGTTATGGCCGGTGTCCACGTGCAGCAGCTCGAAGGGAACGGCGGCCGGGGCGAAGGCGCGGCGTGCCAGTTCATAAACCACGACGGAGTCCTTGCCGCCGGAGAAGAGCAGGCCGATCTTGTCGAACTGGCCGGCTACCTCGCGAAGGATGTGGATGGACTCGTTCTCGAGGTCCTTCAGGTGCGGGGAGAGCACGGTGTCGGTCTTGGTGTTCAAAAGGGTCATCAGTGGAGTCCGCATTCTGTCTTGTTGGAACCGGCCCAGCGGCCGGCCCGGGGGTCTTCACCCTCGGCGACGGGCAGGGTGCAGGTTTCGCACCCGATGGAGGGGTACCCCTGCTTGGTCAGGGGGTGGATGATCAGCTGCTGCTGCTCGATGTAGTTCTCGGTGTCCTCCAGCGACCAGGTGATGATCGGGGAGATCTTCAACCGGCCGGTGGCATCCAGGCTCAACGCCGGGGCCTGGGCCCGGGTGGGCCCGTCCACCCGACGCAACCCGGTGACCCATCCTGCGTAGGGCGAGAGGTTCACCGCGAGCGGCTCGACCTTGCGCATCCGGCAGCAGGCGGTCGGATTGTTCTGGTACAGGTTCTTCCCGTACACCGAGTCCTGTTCCGGACGGCTCAGGAGCGGCAGGGCGGTGACCAGTTCCTGGGGATAACGCTGATCCACCTGCTGGGCCACCTCAAGGGTCTCCTTGAAGTGGTAGCCGGTGTCCAGGAAGAGGAAGTCGGATTCCGGGAGGTACTTCGACGCCAGTTCCGCCAGCACGGTGTTCTCCATGGACAGGGTCACCGCGATCTTGCCGGGAGCGTGCTCGGCGGCCCACTCCAGGATGGTTTGTGCGTCAGCGTCGTAGAGCTGGTCTGCCCACTCCTCGACCAGCTCGGCGTTGCGCTTTGCGACGTCCATGGGCAAGGGGGTGGTGCTGTTCGGCCCCTCCGGGCTCTGCTCCGGGTCTCTCGTGGCCCTGTCACCGGGCTGGTTGCCCAGGGCGTTGATCTGGATGAAAGTCATGGAACTAACTCGCGTTTCCTGTGTCTTCGGCAATATCGTCACTGCCTGCTTTACTACGTTCCAGGCTGGCCCGCAGCGCGTCATTGGTGGAGAGGGACTGTGCGGGGGTGTGCTTGGGGGCGTTCTGCCCGTGGAACATCACGGAGAAGACCCGGGCGCATTCCTGGCAGGCCCATGCGAACTCGGTCTCCTCGTCCGGGTAGAGGTCCTCCCCGGCGCAGTAGGGGCAGTACTGGGGATGATTCCGGTTCGGGTTGGGCTTGCGGCGGAAACTCACTGCAGCTGCTCCTCCGGTGCGCGCTGGACCCACTCGCGGAAGAGCTCACCTTCGTTGCGCTCCGTCTTGAAGTTGGAGACCACCCGGGTGACGTAGTCACTGACGTCATCGGCCAGCACCTTGTGGCCCTTGAGCTTGCGGCCGAAGTTGGCGTCGATGTTCATGGAGCCACCGAGGTGGACCTGGAAACCCTCCACCCGGTTGCCCTCCTCATCGGTGACGGTCTGGCCCTTGAACCCGATGTCGGAGACCTGGGTGCGGGCGCAGGAGTTGGGGCAGCCGTTCAGGGCGATCTTGATCGGGGTGTCCAGATCACCGATGCGCTCCTCCAGGTCATCGACCAGTTCGATGGCCCGGGCCTTGGTGGTGGTGTGTGCCAGTTTGCAGAACTCGAGGCCGGTGCAGGAGATGATGCCGCGGCGGAACTCGCTCGGCCGCGGGTAGAGACCGACGGCGGAGAGCTCCTTCTCCAGGGCCGGGACAATCTCCTTGTCCAGGTCCAGGAAGAGCAGTTCCTTGTCCGCGGTGGTGCGGATCCGCTCGATGCCGAATTTCTCGGCGATCTCGGCGATCTCGATCAGCTGCTCACCGGTGGTGTGACCCACGGTGGGCTTGACACCCAGGTAGAAGCGGCCGTCCTTCTGCTGGTGCAGGCCGATGTGGTCGCGGTCCCCCGGGTTGATGGGCTGGTGCGGGCCGTCGGGAAGCTGGTATCCCAGGTACTCCTCCTCGAGCACCTCACGGAACTTCTCCACACCCCACTGGGCGACCAGGAACTTCAGGCGGGCACGGTTGCGCAGGCGACGGAAACCATAGTCACGGAAGATGCCGGCGACACCGGCCCAGACCTCAGGCACCTGCTCCAGGGAGACCCAGGCCCCCACGGACTGGGCGAGCATCGGGTTGGTGGAGAGGCCACCGCCGACGTAGAGCTCGAAACCGGGGCCCAGCTCGGGGTGCTCGCTGCCGATGAAGGCGACGTCCTGGATCTCGTGGGTGACATCCTGGCGGGCGTTGCCGGAGATGGCGGACTTGAACTTGCGCGGCAGGTTCTGGAATTCCTCCGCACCGATGTAGCGACGCTGGATCTCCTCGATCGCCGGGGTGCCGTCGATGATCTCATCCGTGGCCACACCCGCCACCGGGGAACCCAGGATCACGCGCGGCACATCACCGCAACCCATCAGGGTGGTCAGGCCGACGGACTCGAGCTTCTCCCAGATGGTGGGGACATCCTCGATGCGGATCCAGTGCAGCTGAATGTTCTGGCGGTCGGTGAAGTCCGCGGTGCCGCGGGCGTAGTCCCGGGAGATCTCACCGACGGCACGAAGCTTGGCCGGGGAGGCGATGCCCCCGTCGAAGCGGATGCGCATCATGAAGTACTTGTCGGAGAGCTCATAGGGCTCCAGCTGGCTGGTCTGCTCGGTGCCCAGGTTCTGCTTGCGCTGGGTGTAGATGCCCAGCCACTTGAAGCGCTTGAGGACGTCCTCCTCCGGGATGGAATCGAAACCTTCCTTGGAGTAGACGTCAATGACCCGCTGCTTGGCGTTGAGGGCAGGATCCTCCTGCTTGACCTCTTCATCGCGGTTCAGGGGAGCAGTGCCGTCGATCTTCCACTGACCCTCCGGCTTCTTGGCGCGGGCAGGACGAGCAGGACGTCCCTTTTGCTCGCTGGGGACCGTGGTGGATGCCATTACTTCTCCTTGACTCAAAAGTTCTCTTGCTCTGATCCGACTGGGCCCGGTGACGGACCGAAGCCTTGAACCGAGCGGTCTACTTTCCGGCCTCTCCTTTTCAGGGGATCTGACCGAAAGCCTTCCGGGTGCTGCCTCACTCTACAGAGCTCGGCCACTGGCAAGAACCTAACCATACCGAGCAGTCTGCAACAAGAGTTACTTTCACCTCCAGAATCTTAGGGCAGGCTAATTTAATCGAATATAACAGACTTGAACTGGGGATTCTTCAAATATTCACGATGAATATAATAGACAGAACGGTCTACACTCAGGAAAATATTGTGAATATAAATACCCCCGCTCCTTGGCATGGCCGGGAAACAGTGATAGCTTTCCAGACCAAGCGGTCTACGAGATTCGTACTACTGCGACTTCTTGTCGGTTGGCACGCACCTCATGTGAGATGCATCCCTGAGCTGCCGCCGGTGAGAATATTCCGCCCTGAGAAAGCGTTGGAACCTGCTAACGGGGTCCTTATTCACCAAGGACCCAAGGTTCTGGGATGGATCCCTCACCCCGAGGCCCTGAAAAGAGCTGTGGTGGATCCCGAGAACTCCGGGCAGTCCCACCCCCTGGCCCCCCCCCGGGGGAATCCCCGGGAACCGCCCATTAGAACCTGATCGAATCCGACCGAAACCAAGAACCGAAAGGTAAAACGCAGTCATGACTGAGATTTC is a genomic window containing:
- the cysD gene encoding sulfate adenylyltransferase subunit CysD encodes the protein MNTKTDTVLSPHLKDLENESIHILREVAGQFDKIGLLFSGGKDSVVVYELARRAFAPAAVPFELLHVDTGHNFPEVLEFRDNLVERTGARLRVAKVQDWIDRGDLQERPDGTRNPLQTVPLVETIAEQGYDAVLGGARRDEERARAKERVFSVRDSFGGWDPRRQRPELWSLYNGGHLPGENIRVFPISNWTEADIWEYIGARGIELPPIYFAHEREVFERDGMWLTAGEWGGPKKGEELVTKQVRFRTVGDMSCTGAVLSDATTIDDVISEIASSTLTERGATRADDRLSESAMEDRKKEGYF
- a CDS encoding phosphoadenylyl-sulfate reductase, which codes for MTFIQINALGNQPGDRATRDPEQSPEGPNSTTPLPMDVAKRNAELVEEWADQLYDADAQTILEWAAEHAPGKIAVTLSMENTVLAELASKYLPESDFLFLDTGYHFKETLEVAQQVDQRYPQELVTALPLLSRPEQDSVYGKNLYQNNPTACCRMRKVEPLAVNLSPYAGWVTGLRRVDGPTRAQAPALSLDATGRLKISPIITWSLEDTENYIEQQQLIIHPLTKQGYPSIGCETCTLPVAEGEDPRAGRWAGSNKTECGLH
- a CDS encoding nitrite/sulfite reductase; translated protein: MASTTVPSEQKGRPARPARAKKPEGQWKIDGTAPLNRDEEVKQEDPALNAKQRVIDVYSKEGFDSIPEEDVLKRFKWLGIYTQRKQNLGTEQTSQLEPYELSDKYFMMRIRFDGGIASPAKLRAVGEISRDYARGTADFTDRQNIQLHWIRIEDVPTIWEKLESVGLTTLMGCGDVPRVILGSPVAGVATDEIIDGTPAIEEIQRRYIGAEEFQNLPRKFKSAISGNARQDVTHEIQDVAFIGSEHPELGPGFELYVGGGLSTNPMLAQSVGAWVSLEQVPEVWAGVAGIFRDYGFRRLRNRARLKFLVAQWGVEKFREVLEEEYLGYQLPDGPHQPINPGDRDHIGLHQQKDGRFYLGVKPTVGHTTGEQLIEIAEIAEKFGIERIRTTADKELLFLDLDKEIVPALEKELSAVGLYPRPSEFRRGIISCTGLEFCKLAHTTTKARAIELVDDLEERIGDLDTPIKIALNGCPNSCARTQVSDIGFKGQTVTDEEGNRVEGFQVHLGGSMNIDANFGRKLKGHKVLADDVSDYVTRVVSNFKTERNEGELFREWVQRAPEEQLQ